The Epilithonimonas zeae genome contains the following window.
GTAATCTACGAAATTTGACATATTACTTGGGATTATAGACAAATAGAGAATAGATGATAAACTTTTCTAAGTTCATAATCTATTCTCTATAAATATAAGTTTTTATTATTTAATTTTTTCTACCTCGGCAAATAGTTTTTCGGAGATTTCAGAAATGTTCCCAATTCCGTTAACTTCCACATATTTACCTTGATTTTTGTACAATTCTGCAACTTCTGCAGTTTTTGTATAATATTCTTTGATTCTGTTTCTGATGATCTCTTCATTAGAATCATCTGTTCTTCCGCTAGTTTCTCCTCTCTTCAGAAGTCTTTCTACCAAAACTTCATCTTCTACAATAAGAGAAAGACAAACGCTAATTTCTGCTCCTAATTCATCTTTTACAATGTTTTCCAAAGCTTCTGTCTGAGTAGCAGTTCTAGGAAATCCATCAAAAATAAATCCATTGGTCTCTGTAGGTTTTCTCAACTCATCAATCAGCATATCAATGGTAACCTGATCCGGAACCAATTCTCCTTTGTCAATATATGATTTGGCTAATTTTCCAAGCTCAGTCTCATTCTTCATATTATATCGGAACAGATCTCCTGTCGAAATTTGTTTTAAATTAAATTTCTCGATAAGATGCTGTGCCTGGGTTCCTTTTCCACTTCCCGGAGGGCCAAAGAGAACAATATTGATCATAATTTCTTTAAATTTATTATTGATTTATTTCTTTCCGTATAATACTAATGATTGATTCTTCCTTCTTCTAATTGATAAAGATCTGGTAGATTTCTTCCCAATTCATCGTAATCTAATCCATAGCCTAGTACAAATTTGTTAGGAATTTCTTTAGCAACATAATCAATCGTGAAATCTTTTTGGAAAACGTCTGGTTTTAATAGTAATGAAGCTACTTTCAAAGTTTTCGGACGTTGCGTATTTTTGAAATATTCAAAAAGGTTTTCTAATGTATTTCCGGTGTCTACGATATCTTCCATAAGGATGATGTGACGATCTACAACATCTTTCGTAAGATCCATTTTCTTATAAACAATCCCTGTAGATTGTGTACCAGAATAAGAACTTACCTGTAAGAATGCAATCTCACATTTACCAGGATAGTACTTTAAAAAATCTGAGAAAAACATAATTACGCCGTTCAGAACACCTACAAAAATAGGCGTTTCATCTTTGTAATCTTCGTAAACTCTTAGGGCTAATTTTTTTATAATTTCCTGAATTTCATCGTGTTTCAGGTATGGTACGAAACTTTTGTCGTGAATTTGTATAGACTCCATATATATATCAAAGTGCAAAAGTAAGATTTTTCAGCCAAACTGCCGATTTTCTTTTTTTGAAGCTTTTTCGGCAAAGGGTAATACAATTTAATTATCTATATTTGCGTTACGTTTCTGAAAAAGAATAATTATGTTCAAATCGCTTTTCCATTGGAAAGTTTTACTTAATATCGTTTTAGCAATGGCGTTTTTCGCCGGTCTGGTTTGGTTGACCTTCCGCTGGCTGGAGTTTCATACCAATCACGGAGAGGAAGTTCCTGTCCCGAATGTTATGAATATGACCGTCCACGAAGCTATCAAAATCTTGGATGATTCTGGTTTGGAATACGAAGTTGATAGTTTCAAATATGATCCTAAATTCCGTCCTTTTCAAGTTTTAGCAGTCAATCCAAATCCTGGAGCTAACGTTAAAAACGGAAGGGTAATTACACTTAAAGTTAATCCAAGAACTTGGGCAAAAGTAGCTATTCCAGATATTATTGATAGATATAAAGGTTTGGCTTTTAATCAATTAAATCTTGTTGGTCTTAAAGTGGGAGATACAATTTATGAACCAAGTATCCAACGAGATGCTGTTCTTAGAATTATATATAACGGGACAAGTGTGAAACCGGGAACTCAAATTCCTAGATTTTCTGCTGTTGATTTGGTCATAGGTTCTGGTCCTTTGAGAAATGTTAGTATTCCAAATGTTGTTGGAAGAACAGTACAGGAAGCGAAGAAGATTATTGCTCAAGCTTTATTCGAAGTTGGAATTGTAGAACACGAAGACGGCGGGAAAGACGATTCTGATATTGTTTATTATCAGGATCCGGAATTTGGTTCTCTACGAGATCAGGGAATGCAAATCGATCTTTGGGCAAGTAAAAAAACGCCGGCAGAGCTACAAAATAAAATAAGACAATTGGATGAGATGTATCGTCCAAAAATTGATACAACATTAGCTCCGATTCAATATAATGAGATGCCAAGTGTAGATCCACCGAAACCTCAGGTTCAAAAGCCAGCAGCTTCAGTTGAGTCAACCGCTCCAAAACCTAAAGCTGTCACGCCTGCGCAAAATTCGGGAGCTAATAATTCAGGAGGAACTGTAGCAAAACAAACTGCCACGACACCTGCTAAACCACAAGAAAAGCCTAAGCCTAAAAAAGTGGTTATTGAATAAAAAATTAAAATTAATATCAAAAAAGGCTTCGACTAATGGTTGAAGCCTTTTAAAATTATAATATGCTGGACGAAAACGAGGATTTTTTAGAAGACGAATTTATCAACAATGACACTTCTTCAGATGACGAAGAAAATAGTGGTCTGTATGAACATTTCAATATTACAGTTGATGGTAATCAGGAACCATTGCGTATTGATAAATATTTGTCCATCTTCCGCCAGAACTCTACAAGAAACAAGATTTCTCAAACTTGCAGAGCCGGAAATGTTATTGTTAATGGCAACGTTGTAAAACAAAATTATAAAGTAAAACCTGGTGATAATATCAGTGTTTTATTGGCTCATCCGCCAAGAGAAAATGTCATCATTCCGCAAGATATTCCAATTAATATCGTTTATGAAGATGAAGATTTGATTGTAGTTGACAAAGATGCAGGAATGGTAGTTCATCCAGGTCACGGAAATTGGGACGGTACATTGATTAACGCTTTGGCATTTCATTTTGCTAAAGATCCTAATTATAATTCAGATTTGGATAGAGTAGGATTAGTTCACAGAATTGATAAAGATACTTCCGGATTGCTTGTAATCGCTAAAAATGAGTATGCGCTGAGTTATTTGGCAAAACAATTTTTTGATAGAAAAACCAAACGTCTTTACTGGGCTTTTGTTTGGGGCAATCTTCAGGATGATGAAGGAACAATTACCGGTCATATCGGAAGACATCCAAAAAATAGAATGCAGATGTACACTTATGAAGACGGAAGCCAAGGTAAGCACGCTGTTACACATTACAAAGTTTTGGAACGATTCCGCTATATGACTTGGATAGAATGTAAACTGGAAACAGGAAGAACCCATCAGATTCGGGCGCATATGAAACATATTGGACACACTTTGTTTAATGATGAAAGATATGAGGGCAATGTCATTCTTAGAGGTGTTAATCTTCCAAAGTACAAGCAGTTTGTAAATAATGTTTTCGAAGTTTTACCGAGACATGCATTACATGCTCATACGCTAGGTTTTATTCATCCAACGACTAAGAAAGAAATGTATTTTGAAAGTCCGATGCCAAAAGATATGCAGGAGGCATCAGAACGTTGGCGAAATTACTTAGAAAACAATTAGAGTTTATATATTTGTATCGTGAAGAAAAATTACTCATTTTATAAAATATTTTCACTTTTTATAACAGTTTTTTTTATTGAGACTAAAGCTCAGGAAACTTTGCCTTTCTATCAGCAATATTTATTGGATGGAGATTTTCTTTTCAATCCGGCTTTATTAGGAAAAACGGATGATGTAGTTTTGAATTTTAACTACCAAAAACAATTTTCCCAACTCAGCGAATCACCTAATGTCCAGTCTTTAGGATTTCACGCAAATGTTTTTGACAGAGTTGGCGCGGGTATTTCATTTTTTAGAGATCAGAATGGTCCAATTTCTTCGAATGGATTAATGTTAGGAGCATCTTATTTTATTCCGTTATCGGATGAAGAGGATCGTCAGGATCAATTCTCTTTTGGTATCGGAACCAATCTCTACAATATGAATATCGACTACACTCAACTGAATCCTGAACAACCTGGAGATCCTACTTTGGGTGAAAACACCAACGATATTTTTTTAGCTTATGCTAATTTGGGAGCTGCTTTTAAATACAGGCATTTCTTTGCAGGTATTTCTGTAATTGATATCCCATTAACTAACGATTTACCAATTATCAACGGAATAGAACCTTCGCCAACCAAGTTTTATCTTAATGCAGGTTACGATTGGCATTTCACAGACGGAATGTTTTTAACACCCTCATTAATGATGAATCTGAATACCAATTCGTCAAGAATAATGGATTATAATTTAATGGCGACTGTTTTTGGAGAACAAAATAATCTTTCTGCAGGTCTAAGTTTCCGAAGTGCAAAAAGTGCTGTAGGAAGCCAGAATCTAGGAATGTCACCTGTAATAAAAGGACGAGTTGGAAACTTTACTTTCGGAGCGGTTTACAATTTTGGCGTTTCAGAATTGACTGAGAATTTTGGGAATAGTTTTATGCTATCCATTGGATTTAATATCGAAAACTTTATCAACGCAAGGGGTTTCCGATACAGATAATGAAGGATTATTTCAAAAAAGTTAAAAGTATTTTGCCAGTTTTGTTATTGGCAATTTTTGTTTCAACAATTTCTTGTCTATTAATAAGATACATTTTAGAATACAAATTAGAAATTGATATCAAACTGATTAGTTGGGAATTTTTTATTCCTTTCGTAATTTCAGTTGTTTCGGTTATTTTAATTAGAAAAAAATTCATTGTACTTCAATTTAAAGATAATACAAAAGATAATTTTTTTTACATATTCTTATGTTGGATATTAATCTTTGGACTACTTGTGAATTCTCAAATGTTTTTTACTAAATATCTTTATAAGAGTGTAACAATTAATAATGTATCTGAAATTAAATTCGAACACGATATTTCAAATTACAATATCCAAAAGGTCTACATTAATGAAAGATATGCTAGAGGTGATTTTGAGACTAAAGTAGTTGGAAAGAATGGGGATAAACTGAATATGAAAATATTTTTTATTGCACCAATGTTCAAGGATTCATTAACGCTTCAAAATTATAAAGTTTGGTATTCGGAAACAAAAGATACTACGATAAGTTATAGTTTATCAAATCAAAAAAAAGAAATAGCATTTAAAAAATTTTATAATAATACAGTCAAATATTTTAAAAATAAAGACTTGTCCAATTTACATAGTTTTGAAAAAGTTTTTGAATCTGATGAAAAGGAAAAGTTTGACAAATTGATTGGAAATCAAGATAAATCTGCTCTTATTCTTAAACCAATTTTAAAGAATTCAAATAATGGAACTTCAGTATTCTTTTGGTATTTCAAAATATTAGGGATTGGATTGTTGATTATACTTTTTTCACTGATTTTTATTTCCTACAAAGAAGTCGAATATAAAAAGAAAAATGACGAATTTTTGTCAATAGTTAATTTTTTGATTCCTAGAAAGGAGAACTACTTTTTACCAATTATTATTAATCTCAATATAGCTTACTATGTGCTTTTAGCTTTATTTGGAATTGATATATTTTCACCGCGTACAGAAGATTTAGTTCGCTTTGGAGCGATAAATAGTGTGAAAATTGCAAATGGAGAAATTTGGCGCTTTGTAACAGCAATGTTTATGCACGGTGGTTTACAGCATATAGTTTATAATATGATAATACTAGCTTTCGCAGGTCTATTTGCAAAAGAAATTTTTGGAGAAAAAAAATTGGCTATGATTTATTTCATCTCCGGATTGTTATCTTTTCTTGTGACTTTGCTCTTTCATAATGGGTATATAGGAGTGGGAGCATCCGGAGCAATATTTGGAATAATTGGTTCTTTATTTGGAGCAGGTTTGGTAGATGGTTACAAGGAAAATAAAACAGTAATATTTATTACATTTGGATATTTGTTAATAAATGTTTTATTTGGATTTATTACAAATTCTGATAATGTTGCCCACGTTTCTGGCTTTTTGATTGGTGCGCTGATTTCTTGGATTTTCATTTTGTTTAAAAGATGATTTACCTTCACATTCCTTTCTGCAAACAAAAATGCAGCTATTGTAACTTTCATTTTTCAACTTCTTTTAGCTTGAAGGATGAGATGCTGTCCGCTATTAAAAAAGAAATCAGGCTCAGACATAACGAACTTGAAAATAAATTCTTAAAATCCCTTTATTTTGGTGGAGGAACGCCTTCAGTTTTAAGTATTGACGAAATTAAATCTCTGTTGGATGAGATTCAGAAATATTTCACTTTTGATGAAAATATTGAAATTACTTTAGAATCCAACCCAGACGACCTTAATAAAAATTTTCTCAAAGAATTATCCAATACAGAAATCAATCGTCTATCAATCGGAACACAGAGTTTTTTTGATGAAGATCTGAAATTGATGAATCGTGCTCATAATGCTTCCGAAGCTGAAAGTTCGATTAAAAGAGCTCAGGATTTCGGTTTGGAAAATATCAGCATCGATTTGATTTACGGTTCGCCAACTTCAAACTTCGAAATCTGGAAAGAAAACCTTAATAAAACTATCGAGCTTCAAGTTCCACACGTTTCATCTTACGCTTTGACAGTCGAGCCAAAAACGGCTTTAGAAAAGTGGATTGAAAATGGAAAAGTAAGTTCTCCCGAAGAAGCAGAACAAAATCAAGAGTTCTACTATATGAAAGATTTTCTGAAAGATAATGGATTTGACCATTATGAGATTTCAAACTTTGGAAAACCTGGATTTCATTCCAGACACAATTCTGCTTATTGGAAATCCGAGCCTTATCTGGGGATTGGCCCGTCTGCGCATTCTTACAATGGCAATTTCGAAAGAAGCTGGAATGTTGCCAATAATTCGCTTTACATCAAAAATATCAACCAGGATCTTCTTCCAAAGGAAACCGAAATTCTCTCTGAAAAAGACCGATTCAATGAAATGATGATGATTGGACTTAGAACAATTTGGGGCGTTGATTTGGATAAAATCAATCAAAACTTTTCTTCAGAAATAATCGATTATCTTAACCAAGAAATCAAACCTAAATTAGAATCCGGAATTCTTAAAATAGAAAATAATTACTTGAAAATTCCAGAAAAACATTGGTTTTTAGCAGACGGAATTGCGAGTGACCTATTTATAGTCTAAAGACTTCGACGAGCTTAGTCTGACAATGCATAATTAGTATCAGAGTTGTCACATTGAGCTTGTCGAAATGTTTTTCAGAATAAAAAAATCACTATTTTTGTGAAGTTAAATCTTTGCTGAGTTTTACGTCTTTGCGAACTTAAAAACGTTTCAATAGTCAAAAAAACTTTGCGGACTTTGCGTTCAAATAACAGATAAAAGATTATCTCTTGAAAAAGAAAAAAGCCGACTACACGCATCTTTCAGCCAATCAACCAATCGGAATTTTTGATTCCGGAGTTGGCGGATTAACGGTTGCGAAAGAAATTAAAAGATTGTTGCCCAATGAAGATTTGATTTATTTTGGCGATACAAAACATCTTCCCTACGGTGAGAAATCCCGTGAAGCTATTGTTGGTTATTCAACTAAAATTACCAATTTCCTTTTAGAGAAAAATTGTAAAGCGATTGTAATTGCCTGCAATTCTGCGACTGCTAATGCCTTGCAGGAAGTTCAGGAATTGGTTGCAGACAGAGTTCCAGTGATTGATGTGATTAGCCCAGTTGCGGAAAAAGTGTCTTACGAAATTCATAACAATGTTGGCGTGATTGCGACCAAAGCAACGGTTAATTCCGGACTTTATAAAAAATCAATTAGGAAACATAACAAGTTCATCAAGGTTGATGAATTGGCAACGCCTCTTTTGGTGCCTGCAATTGAAGAAGGTTTTAAAAATCATCCGATTACTCACTCGATTATTTATAATTACTTAAGTAATAGTAAATTAAAAAATATTGAAACTTTGATTCTTGGTTGTACACATTATCCGCTTTTGATTGACGAAATCAAACAATATTACGGAAACCGTGTTCGTGTAATTGATTCTCCAAATATCGTTGCCAATCAATTGAAAATGATTTTGGATAAACATCATCTTCTGAATGAAGAAAATCATCAATCAACTTATGAATTCTTCTTATCGGATATTACCAAAAATTTCGAAAAAATCTCTAAAAAATTCTTTGGAAAATCAATTGAGTTAGAACTTAAATCACTTTAGAAATTCTCATTTCTGAAGATACTTTTGATTTGATTAATTTCGCTTTGAACCATATTTTTCACTCTTTCGCCAAAGTGTAAAGTATTCTCGATTTTATTATTGCCTTCCCAAGTAATCTCGATTCCACCGTTGGCAATTTCTTTTTTACAAAGAAAATCAGGAACGATTGAGAAACCCGAATTTCCACTTAAACAACGCACAATCGAACAAATATTCGGAACTATATAGTTTGGTTTAAAGTCTGGATGTCGATTAAAATTAGCTTTCCAAAAATTATTCAGATGTTCCATATCCGCCGCTGTGCTGTACCAGATTTGCTGTTTCAGCCAGTTTTCAGCATCTTCAATTTTATTGGTTTTAATTAGTTTTTTGAAGTCAGAAGTGTCAGTTCCGGTTCCATTAATCAAGACAATTTTTTCTTTGGAAAAAGCTTCAAAATTTAAGTTTTTAAGATTAGTTTTTCTTGGTGTAATAATCAAATCCAGCAATCCGTTATCCAAATCCGAAAACATCTGTTCATACAATCCAAAACGGATAATCACATTGAAATCAAATGTCGGAATATGCTTTTCCAACGTGAATTGAAAAGTTTCAAAACACATTCCAACGCTCACAGTTGCACGTTCGGTTTTCGTCGTTTTATGAAAAGTTTGTTCGGCCGTTTCCAGTTTCAAGAGAGGTTCCAAAGTGAAATTATAAAGAATCTTCGCTTTCTCTGTCGGAATTAGTTTCTTTGAAATCCTTTCGAACAAAGAATAACCAACATAAGCTTCCAATGAACCAATATGAAGGCTAACACCAGGTTGGGAAATATATAATTCCTTCGCCGCTTTGGTATAAGACTGAGTTTCATAAACACTTTTAAAAGTTCTGAGCCATTCCAGATTTATCATTTTGTATTATAATTATGATGCAAATATATAATTTATATTATTTTTATAATTGATTTTTCTGTCGGAACTTTGCATCATTAAATTATTAAATAGAAAATTCAATGAAAAAAATATTTGTAATCAACGGTGGACAAACGTTCGCACATTCCGGTGGAGCTTTTAACAAAACGATTACCAATTGGACAAAAGATGTTTTGGAAAGCATTAATTTCGAAATTAGAGTAAGTAATGTGAATGAGGAATTTGAGGCAGTTCAGGAAGCCGAGAATTTCAAATGGGCAGATATTGTGGTTTACCATTTTCCAGTCTGGTGGTTTCAGGTTCCGAATCGTTTGAAATTTTACATCGATGAAGTTTTCACGGCTGGCCACAATAATGGAATCTATAAAAGCGACGGACGTTCCCGAGTGGATCCGGCGATTAATTACGGAACCGGCGGTTTGATGCACGGTAAAAAATATTTTGTAACCACAAGTTGGAATGCGCCGGAAACTGCTTTTACTTTGGAAGGTGAATTTTTTAATCAGCATTCTGTAGATGAAGGGGTTTTGTTCGGTTTTCACAGGATGAACGCCTTCACAGGAATGACACTTTTAGGAAGCTTCCATTTCCACGATATGGAGAAGGCAGCTACTAAAGAAAGAATTGATAATTATGAAATTGAGTATAAAAATTATCTGAAAAATGCCTTGGAAACTGAAGAATTGAAAGTGTTGAATTAATTAAATAAAATTAAAATGTCAATCTATTTAACAGCGATTTTGAAATCGAAAAAAGATAAAATTCAGGATTTGAAATCAATTCTTGATAATATGGTTCTGAATACAAAAAAGGAAGAAGCTTGCGAAAAGTATGAACTACAGCAAAGTCTGGATGACGAAGCGGTTTTTATCTTTCACGAGATTTGGAAAAGCAAAGAGGGTTTGGATGCTCACAATCAACAACCTTATATCCAAGAATTTGTTGAAAAAGTTCCTGATTTATTGGAAAAACCAGCAGAAATTTATCTGGCGAAATTAGTTTAAAATAGAAACGCCTCGATTAATCGAGGCGTTTTTTTATAATGAAATAGTTTTATTGACATTGATATCTTCCAAAAATCGATTATCGTGAGAAACCACAATCAAAGTTCCTTCGTAATCGTTGATTGCGGATGTCAAAATCTCAATATTTTGGATATCGAGATTATTCGTTGGTTCATCCAGAATTATCATATCAGGCGAAATATTCTGAATGGAAAGACAGCAGAGTAGAAGCTTTAGTTTTTCGCCACCGCTTAAGAATTTGCACTTTTTGTCCCAATCGTTTTTCCAGAAAAGAAAACGTGCTAAAATGGTTTTAATCTCGTGTTCTTCAAGGTTTTTTAAATTGAATTGCTGAGCTTGTTCATAAACCGAAAGTTCATTTTTAATCAAAGAATATTCCTGGTCAATGTAAATCGTTTTCTTTTCCGCTAAATAGATTTCGCCAAAAGTCGGTTCAAATTCTCCTAAAATCATTTTAATCAAAGTTGTTTTCCCAGAACCGTTATTGCCTTTTATCGCAATTCTTTCTCCACTAACAATTTGAAAATCTAGATTGTTTTTCCAAAGATTTCCTTGATAATAACTGAAATTGATTTGTTCGGCTTTGACCAATATTTTCCCTTTATGAAGCTGAGAATTATCAAAATTGATTTTCATTTTATCGATTCCGGAAAGATTGTCTTTCAGGTTGTGAAGATTTTCTCTGATGTTATCGATTTTTTCAGAATGAACAGATTTCAGTTTTGAGGTACTGTTTTCCGCTTTGTTGCGAAGCGTGTTCATCATAATTCTGGAAACGCCTGATTTTTCCTGCTTTCCTTTTCCTCGAGAATCTAATTTGTTTTGCCTTTCAATCGTTTCGCGTTCTTTTTCTTTGGCTTTTTTCAGTTCTTTTTCTCGGTTAAAAATATTCTGTTCAAGTGAATTTTGCTCAATTTTTTTCTGTTCATAATAGAAATCATAATTTCCTCCATAAACCGAAATTCCATTTTTGTTGAGTTCGCAAGTTTTGTCTAAAAGATTGAGTAAAACTCTGTCGTGACTTACAATCAAAAGACTTTTCGAAGTTGAATTGACAAAATCATAAAGCAAACTTCTACTTGCCAAATCCAAATGATTCGTTGGTTCATCCATTAGAATCAAATCCTGTTGATGAATCATCATTCCTGTGAGAAACAATTTGGTTTTTTGTCCGCCACTTAGATTTTTTAATTTTAGATTTAAATCAAAATCGGGTAGATTCCAATATGTGAAAGCTTCTTTAATTCTGTCCTCGATTGTCCAATCGTCATTCAGAATTCCCATATTATCTTCGGTGACAGAACCGTTTAGAATTTCCTTTAAAGCATTCAGTTTTTTATCGATTCCTAAAGCCTCAGCAATACTCAAATGATTATACTGACCGAAAATTTGTGGAATATAACAGATGTTAGAATCAGATTTAATCGTTCCTGATTTTGGTTGTAATTCGCCAGCAACTATTTTGAGCAAAGTCGATTTTCCAGAACCATTATTTCCGATGAGAGCTATTTTTTCCTGAGAATTAAGGGTAAAGTTGATGTCCGAAAAAAGAACATCTTTATTAGGATGTTGATAAGATATATCTTGTAAAATTAACATAATTTCTTTTTTAAGATGAACAATAGCAGACGAGTTGGTCCGCAGAAGATTGCCTGAAAAGAAATTGAATTTTACATTTTAATCTTTAGAATTTTATTTCTGCAAAGTTAGAAATTATTTTTAAAATCAAAAAAAGCCTTGAATTTCCAAGGCTTTTATTATTAAATCACATCCAGAATTTCTTCAAAATTCAATCTAGATTTTGCTTTGAGCTTCGGTTGATTGAAATCATTTTCATCTCTCACGCCAATCGCGACTGCGAATAACGTTGTGTATTTTTCATTATTCAGAATAGCATCATATTTTGCAATTTCAATTCCTTCCATTGGCGTAGAATCGATTTCCATTTGTGCACAAGCGCTCAACAAAACACCTAAAGCAAGATAAACCTGATGCGACATCCAGCTTTTTGTATAATCTTCGCCGTGTGGTTTTATCATTTTGTTGTAATATTCTATAGAACCTTCAGGTAAATTTCCCTCGATTTGTTTTTCAAAATCTTCCGCATTTTTCAAAACCTGAAAAACTACCAAAAGCTGGCTGTCATTGATTTTTTCTTTGTTGAAATAAGAAGCTTCAGCGAATTCTGACTTAGCTTTTGAATCTTCTACAAAAGTGAATTTCCAAGGCTGACTGTTGATTGAAGATGGACTCAGATGCAGAATCGATTTCAATTGTTCTTTAATTTCATTGCTAAGTTTTCCTTCAGAATTATACTTTTTTACAGTGTATCTTTTCTGCATTTTGGTAAGAAATGTTTCCATAATTTTATACTATCAATTTTATAGTTGCAAAAATAAATAGTGTTTATTAACTTTGCAATAACGGTCAATAATGATAGTATATGTTTTTAATCGATAATAAAAAATTTCCTTGCGGAACAAGCGTTACAATGCGTTTTATAGGAGGTAAATGGAAAGCAGTCATTCTCATTCATCTTGCAAAGGGAACGAAACGATATAATGAAATCAGGAAAGAAATCCCGACAATTACGGAAAGAACCTTGAGTCTGCAGTTGAAACAACTGGAAGATGACGGAATTATCGAGCGGAAAGTTTACACGCAAAAACCACCGCTAATGGTAGAATATTCTTTGACAGAATTTGGAAAAACTTTGATTCCTGTTTTGCGTTCGATTTGTGGTTGGGGAAATGAGGCGATAAAAGATTCGGATAAGATTTTGGTCCAGAACTGATTATAATCCGATTTTTTTCATAACGAGATTCAGTTTTTGCTTCCATTCTGCGGGTTTTGTAGAATATCCGGAGGAAGCAATGGCGACAAACCATTCGTTATGATTTTGAGAACCTTTTAGATTTTGATAAAATTTCTTTTTCGAAACCCATTCGCAAAAGGCACGATAAGATGCTTTGGAATCAGTAAAACTTTTGAATCTGGAATTGTTGATATCGTTTTTTCCTGTCATTCCAAAATGGTTGTTCAGGACTTTACACGCCGAACTTGTGCCACCGCCAGTTTCCATAAAAGCAATTGAAAGAATAACCGAAGTTGGAATCCCAAATTCCTGAGAAAGCTCCGTAGCAAAAGGCTTGTATTGATTGACGTAAGAATTCTGAGCAGAGATTTTCAAACTGAAAAGCAGAACGAAAATCATTAATAATTTGATGTTGAAACTCCTCATATCACAATCAATTTATTCAGAAACAGCTTCAGCTTCGAAGAAAGAAAAATTGATATTTCCGTATTTTCTGCTGTCTTTCAG
Protein-coding sequences here:
- a CDS encoding adenylate kinase, whose amino-acid sequence is MINIVLFGPPGSGKGTQAQHLIEKFNLKQISTGDLFRYNMKNETELGKLAKSYIDKGELVPDQVTIDMLIDELRKPTETNGFIFDGFPRTATQTEALENIVKDELGAEISVCLSLIVEDEVLVERLLKRGETSGRTDDSNEEIIRNRIKEYYTKTAEVAELYKNQGKYVEVNGIGNISEISEKLFAEVEKIK
- a CDS encoding phosphoribosyltransferase — protein: MESIQIHDKSFVPYLKHDEIQEIIKKLALRVYEDYKDETPIFVGVLNGVIMFFSDFLKYYPGKCEIAFLQVSSYSGTQSTGIVYKKMDLTKDVVDRHIILMEDIVDTGNTLENLFEYFKNTQRPKTLKVASLLLKPDVFQKDFTIDYVAKEIPNKFVLGYGLDYDELGRNLPDLYQLEEGRINH
- a CDS encoding RluA family pseudouridine synthase — its product is MLDENEDFLEDEFINNDTSSDDEENSGLYEHFNITVDGNQEPLRIDKYLSIFRQNSTRNKISQTCRAGNVIVNGNVVKQNYKVKPGDNISVLLAHPPRENVIIPQDIPINIVYEDEDLIVVDKDAGMVVHPGHGNWDGTLINALAFHFAKDPNYNSDLDRVGLVHRIDKDTSGLLVIAKNEYALSYLAKQFFDRKTKRLYWAFVWGNLQDDEGTITGHIGRHPKNRMQMYTYEDGSQGKHAVTHYKVLERFRYMTWIECKLETGRTHQIRAHMKHIGHTLFNDERYEGNVILRGVNLPKYKQFVNNVFEVLPRHALHAHTLGFIHPTTKKEMYFESPMPKDMQEASERWRNYLENN
- a CDS encoding PASTA domain-containing protein: MFKSLFHWKVLLNIVLAMAFFAGLVWLTFRWLEFHTNHGEEVPVPNVMNMTVHEAIKILDDSGLEYEVDSFKYDPKFRPFQVLAVNPNPGANVKNGRVITLKVNPRTWAKVAIPDIIDRYKGLAFNQLNLVGLKVGDTIYEPSIQRDAVLRIIYNGTSVKPGTQIPRFSAVDLVIGSGPLRNVSIPNVVGRTVQEAKKIIAQALFEVGIVEHEDGGKDDSDIVYYQDPEFGSLRDQGMQIDLWASKKTPAELQNKIRQLDEMYRPKIDTTLAPIQYNEMPSVDPPKPQVQKPAASVESTAPKPKAVTPAQNSGANNSGGTVAKQTATTPAKPQEKPKPKKVVIE
- the hemW gene encoding radical SAM family heme chaperone HemW, coding for MIYLHIPFCKQKCSYCNFHFSTSFSLKDEMLSAIKKEIRLRHNELENKFLKSLYFGGGTPSVLSIDEIKSLLDEIQKYFTFDENIEITLESNPDDLNKNFLKELSNTEINRLSIGTQSFFDEDLKLMNRAHNASEAESSIKRAQDFGLENISIDLIYGSPTSNFEIWKENLNKTIELQVPHVSSYALTVEPKTALEKWIENGKVSSPEEAEQNQEFYYMKDFLKDNGFDHYEISNFGKPGFHSRHNSAYWKSEPYLGIGPSAHSYNGNFERSWNVANNSLYIKNINQDLLPKETEILSEKDRFNEMMMIGLRTIWGVDLDKINQNFSSEIIDYLNQEIKPKLESGILKIENNYLKIPEKHWFLADGIASDLFIV
- a CDS encoding rhomboid family intramembrane serine protease, which encodes MKDYFKKVKSILPVLLLAIFVSTISCLLIRYILEYKLEIDIKLISWEFFIPFVISVVSVILIRKKFIVLQFKDNTKDNFFYIFLCWILIFGLLVNSQMFFTKYLYKSVTINNVSEIKFEHDISNYNIQKVYINERYARGDFETKVVGKNGDKLNMKIFFIAPMFKDSLTLQNYKVWYSETKDTTISYSLSNQKKEIAFKKFYNNTVKYFKNKDLSNLHSFEKVFESDEKEKFDKLIGNQDKSALILKPILKNSNNGTSVFFWYFKILGIGLLIILFSLIFISYKEVEYKKKNDEFLSIVNFLIPRKENYFLPIIINLNIAYYVLLALFGIDIFSPRTEDLVRFGAINSVKIANGEIWRFVTAMFMHGGLQHIVYNMIILAFAGLFAKEIFGEKKLAMIYFISGLLSFLVTLLFHNGYIGVGASGAIFGIIGSLFGAGLVDGYKENKTVIFITFGYLLINVLFGFITNSDNVAHVSGFLIGALISWIFILFKR
- a CDS encoding PorP/SprF family type IX secretion system membrane protein translates to MKKNYSFYKIFSLFITVFFIETKAQETLPFYQQYLLDGDFLFNPALLGKTDDVVLNFNYQKQFSQLSESPNVQSLGFHANVFDRVGAGISFFRDQNGPISSNGLMLGASYFIPLSDEEDRQDQFSFGIGTNLYNMNIDYTQLNPEQPGDPTLGENTNDIFLAYANLGAAFKYRHFFAGISVIDIPLTNDLPIINGIEPSPTKFYLNAGYDWHFTDGMFLTPSLMMNLNTNSSRIMDYNLMATVFGEQNNLSAGLSFRSAKSAVGSQNLGMSPVIKGRVGNFTFGAVYNFGVSELTENFGNSFMLSIGFNIENFINARGFRYR